One genomic segment of Strix aluco isolate bStrAlu1 chromosome 9, bStrAlu1.hap1, whole genome shotgun sequence includes these proteins:
- the HES1 gene encoding transcription factor HES-1, with the protein MPADLMEKSSASPVAATPASVNATPDKPKTAAEHRKSSKPIMEKRRRARINESLGQLKTLILDALKKDSSRHSKLEKADILEMTVKHLRSLQRAQMTAALSTDPTVLGKYRAGFSECMNEVTRFLSTCEGVNTEVRTRLLGHLASCMTQINAMNYPAPPPPPPLPPAAAFGPPLVPPGSGAGPLPGMPCKPGADAAKVYGGFQLLPASDGQFAFLIPSTAFAPGGAVLPLYGGPPTAASAASPPGPPPGTADSVWRPW; encoded by the exons ATGCCGGCCGACCTGATGGAGAAGAGCAGCGCCTCGCCGGTGGCCGCTACCCCCGCCAGCGTCAACGCGACGCCCGACAAGCCGAAGACGGCGGCGGAGCACCGGAAG TCCTCCAAGCCCATCATGGAGAAGCGGCGACGGGCGCGCATCAACGAGAGCCTGGGGCAGCTGAAGACGCTCATCTTGGACGCGCTGAAGAAGGAT AGCTCGCGGCACTCCAAGCTGGAGAAGGCCGACATCCTGGAGATGACCGTCAAGCACCTGCGGAGCCTCCAGCGAGCCCAGATGACCG CCGCGCTGAGCACAGACCCCACGGTGCTGGGCAAGTACCGCGCCGGCTTCAGCGAGTGCATGAACGAGGTGACACGGTTCCTTTCCACCTGTGAGGGCGTCAACACTGAGGTGCGCACCCGGCTCCTGGGCCACCTGGCCAGCTGCATGACCCAGATCAACGCCATGAACTACCctgcgccccccccgccgcccccgctgCCGCCAGCCGCAGCCTTTGGGCCACCCCTGGTGCCACCGGGCAGTGGCGCAGGGCCGCTCCCAGGCATGCCCTGCAAGCCGGGCGCCGACGCAGCCAAGGTGTACGGTGGCTTCCAGCTGCTGCCCGCCTCCGATGGGCAATTTGCCTTCCTCATCCCCAGCACCGCCTTTGCTCCCGGCGGGGCTGTGCTGCCCCTGTACGGTGGCCCACCCACGGCCGCCAGTGCCGCTTCGCCGCCTGGCCCGCCACCCGGCACGGCCGACTCGGTCTGGAGACCCTGGTGA